A genomic region of Exiguobacterium sp. Helios contains the following coding sequences:
- a CDS encoding dihydrofolate reductase, whose protein sequence is MISHIVAYTKNRVIGRDNEMPWHLPADLAHFKKTTYGKPVIMGRKTFLSIGRPLPGRENIVITRDPNFHSEGITIWHDLDGLAAFAESEEEVFLIGGGELFQQTLSLTKRIYATEIDAIIEGDVYYPEIPVDFVCLSEMFHPVDPQHSEAFTIKQFDRPLR, encoded by the coding sequence ATGATTTCGCATATCGTTGCCTATACAAAAAACCGGGTCATTGGTCGGGATAACGAGATGCCCTGGCATCTCCCCGCTGATTTGGCCCATTTCAAGAAAACGACTTACGGCAAACCGGTCATCATGGGCCGAAAAACATTTCTGTCAATCGGACGTCCATTACCGGGTCGCGAAAATATTGTCATTACGCGTGATCCAAATTTCCATTCAGAAGGAATCACCATCTGGCATGATTTAGACGGACTGGCTGCTTTCGCGGAGTCGGAAGAGGAAGTCTTTTTGATTGGCGGTGGTGAACTGTTCCAACAAACACTGTCACTTACCAAGCGGATTTATGCGACGGAAATCGATGCCATCATTGAAGGGGATGTTTATTATCCCGAGATCCCGGTTGACTTCGTTTGTTTGTCCGAGATGTTTCATCCGGTTGATCCACAACATTCAGAAGCTTTTACGATCAAACAGTTTGATCGTCCTCTCCGTTAA
- a CDS encoding HD domain-containing protein, protein MIRLFKAIPEHEMPVYSGQDYPLEGTETTSGFLISNHVPGEQVEETLLVASAEIKTSQTGREWLQFTFNSPSGACKGKQWLNQVTAEEAMRPYLETGIVHVSAKVEEYPADSGNKSLTVQRVKAVHDQSGTAFLPQMPAGESARDYRNQLIGLIDEMQAPLRQVAHRVLSTYWEDFSTRPAALYHHHAYIGGLLKHTACMMTIGFGICQSERPDLTLLQCIQEAEADHKNDLFQAGERDMRQFAWDDSFDALYQAARSIALLNERPHQDELLLGILLHDIGKIFEYTHLGASDDRFSRLVQAEPVDEKLSGIALDPNGVLMGHMPYGCFVLEQALQTEAVRLPVDQYHRLIHMILSHHGKKEWGSSVTPQTTDAWYLHAIDLLDARKEKWRQSQLT, encoded by the coding sequence ATGATTCGATTATTTAAAGCCATTCCAGAGCATGAGATGCCGGTTTATAGCGGACAAGACTATCCACTCGAAGGAACGGAGACGACATCAGGCTTTCTGATTTCCAATCATGTTCCGGGAGAACAGGTAGAAGAAACCCTACTTGTCGCATCGGCTGAAATTAAAACGAGCCAGACAGGTCGTGAATGGTTACAATTTACCTTCAACTCTCCAAGTGGTGCATGTAAAGGAAAACAATGGTTGAACCAAGTGACAGCGGAAGAGGCGATGCGTCCTTATCTTGAGACCGGTATCGTGCATGTCTCTGCCAAAGTCGAAGAATATCCCGCTGATTCCGGCAACAAGTCATTAACCGTCCAGCGGGTGAAAGCCGTTCACGATCAATCCGGTACGGCATTTTTACCGCAAATGCCTGCCGGTGAATCTGCACGTGACTATCGTAATCAATTAATTGGTCTGATCGACGAGATGCAGGCGCCGCTTCGACAAGTGGCACACCGTGTTTTATCGACATATTGGGAAGATTTTTCGACCCGCCCGGCGGCATTGTATCATCACCATGCCTATATCGGCGGATTGTTGAAACATACGGCTTGTATGATGACGATTGGTTTTGGAATCTGTCAATCGGAACGACCGGACTTGACGCTCTTACAATGTATTCAAGAAGCCGAAGCGGATCATAAAAACGACTTGTTCCAGGCGGGTGAACGGGATATGCGTCAGTTTGCCTGGGATGACAGTTTTGATGCCTTGTATCAGGCTGCACGTTCGATTGCCTTGTTGAACGAACGTCCACACCAGGATGAATTACTGTTGGGGATTTTGTTGCATGATATTGGAAAAATCTTTGAATATACCCATCTCGGAGCGAGCGATGACCGTTTTTCCCGTTTGGTCCAAGCGGAACCGGTCGATGAAAAACTGTCCGGTATTGCTTTAGATCCGAACGGTGTGTTAATGGGACATATGCCATATGGATGTTTTGTTCTGGAACAAGCGCTACAAACAGAAGCTGTCCGACTTCCGGTTGATCAGTACCACCGGTTGATACATATGATTTTATCGCATCATGGCAAAAAAGAGTGGGGATCAAGCGTCACCCCGCAGACGACAGACGCCTGGTATTTACATGCCATCGACTTACTGGATGCACGAAAAGAAAAATGGCGGCAGTCGCAGTTAACTTAA
- the fumC gene encoding class II fumarate hydratase: MEYRLEHDTMGEIRVPEAQEWGAQTQRSLENFKIGTEKMPIEIIRAFAVLKKGAALANRDLGVLDQEKAEVIAEVCDEIIAGQFDAEFPLVVWQTGSGTQSNMNVNEVVARVATRKLAERGSKQVIHPNDDVNKSQSSNDTYPTAMHIAAKTIVIDQLLPAIDAIYATLDEKAKAFSDIVKIGRTHLQDATPITLGQEVSGWVRMLQLSKKMIELTLEPLTELAIGGTAVGTGINAHPEFGDRAAEKMSQETGKSFVSAENKFHALTSHDQLVFSHGAIKALAMDAMKIANDVRWLASGPRAGIGEITIPENEPGSSIMPGKVNPTQSEALTMVAAQVLGNDATIGFAASQGNFELNVFKPVIMYNYIQSVRLLTDALQSFNDHCAIGIEPERTVIAENVERSLMLVTALNPHIGYENAARIAKAAHKEGTTLKEAALATGLLTEEQYDQWIVPAEMVHPNLKA; this comes from the coding sequence ATGGAATACCGTTTAGAACACGACACGATGGGGGAAATTCGTGTCCCGGAAGCACAAGAATGGGGAGCACAAACACAACGGAGCCTGGAAAACTTTAAGATTGGAACAGAAAAAATGCCGATTGAAATCATTCGGGCATTTGCGGTTCTCAAAAAAGGGGCGGCTTTAGCCAATCGTGATTTAGGTGTCCTGGATCAAGAGAAAGCCGAAGTGATTGCTGAAGTATGTGACGAAATCATCGCCGGACAATTCGACGCAGAATTTCCACTGGTCGTTTGGCAAACCGGATCAGGTACACAGTCGAACATGAACGTCAATGAAGTCGTCGCACGGGTCGCGACACGAAAACTTGCCGAACGGGGAAGCAAGCAAGTCATTCATCCGAATGACGATGTCAACAAATCACAGAGTTCGAACGATACATATCCGACCGCGATGCATATCGCAGCGAAAACGATTGTCATCGATCAACTGTTACCAGCGATTGATGCCATCTATGCGACGCTCGATGAGAAAGCAAAAGCTTTCTCAGACATCGTCAAAATTGGACGGACACATTTACAGGACGCAACACCAATCACACTGGGACAAGAAGTCAGTGGTTGGGTCCGTATGTTACAGCTTTCGAAAAAGATGATTGAGTTGACGTTAGAGCCATTGACGGAGCTAGCCATTGGCGGGACTGCAGTTGGAACCGGAATCAATGCCCATCCAGAATTCGGAGACCGGGCGGCTGAAAAAATGAGTCAAGAAACCGGGAAATCATTCGTCAGCGCAGAAAATAAGTTCCATGCCTTAACAAGTCATGATCAACTTGTCTTTTCCCATGGCGCCATCAAGGCCCTGGCGATGGATGCGATGAAAATCGCCAATGATGTCCGCTGGTTGGCATCGGGTCCCCGTGCGGGAATTGGTGAAATCACGATACCGGAAAATGAACCGGGAAGTTCAATCATGCCTGGAAAGGTCAACCCGACACAAAGTGAAGCGCTGACAATGGTTGCCGCTCAAGTTCTCGGGAATGATGCGACAATCGGTTTTGCAGCAAGCCAAGGGAACTTTGAATTAAATGTCTTTAAACCGGTCATCATGTATAACTACATCCAATCGGTTCGTTTATTAACGGACGCTCTTCAGTCCTTTAATGACCATTGTGCGATCGGAATCGAGCCGGAACGGACGGTCATTGCCGAGAACGTCGAACGGTCGCTGATGCTTGTCACGGCACTGAATCCGCATATCGGCTATGAAAATGCAGCTCGGATTGCTAAAGCTGCTCATAAAGAGGGTACAACTTTAAAAGAGGCTGCGCTTGCAACCGGTTTGTTGACAGAAGAACAGTATGACCAGTGGATCGTTCCAGCAGAGATGGTCCATCCTAACCTAAAGGCATAA
- a CDS encoding alpha-glucosidase, translated as MERKWWHDSVVYQIYPRSFKDSNGDGIGDLVGIIEKLDYLKELGIDVIWLSPVYDSPNDDNGYDIRDYEAIMAEFGTMEDFDRLLDQAHERGIKIVMDLVVNHSSDEHAWFAESRKSKDNPYRDYYIWRSANEDGTLPNNWGSIFSGPAWELDETTNEYFLHLFSKKQPDLNWENEKLRQEVYQMITRWLDRGIDGFRMDVINLISKTPGLPDATVPPGALYGDGGQHYINGPRIHEFLTEMNDASFGQYDVLTVGEMPGATTEDAILYTDPERKEVNMVFTFEHMDLDSGPGGKWDVQPFNLQKLKENFTKWQVALHEKGWNSLYWNNHDQPRVVSRFGDDTTYRVESAKMLATLLHMLKGTPYIYQGEEIGMTNVAFESIEEYEDIEIRNMWKERTEQGASPAELLRAIHIKGRDNARTPIQWDATEHGGFTTGTPWLKINPNYPSINVEQALADSDSTFYYYKQLIALRHQHDLIVYGEYALILEDETDIYAYTRTYENETWYVYCSFSKDKVTVPLSHDTSDSVIGNYNDSPLVSKEELVLRPYEAIVYRIFR; from the coding sequence ATGGAACGAAAATGGTGGCATGACAGTGTAGTCTATCAAATTTATCCGCGTAGTTTTAAGGATTCCAATGGAGACGGAATTGGAGATCTTGTCGGTATCATTGAAAAATTGGATTACTTAAAAGAACTTGGAATTGATGTCATTTGGCTGAGCCCTGTCTACGACTCACCAAACGATGACAATGGATATGATATTCGGGATTATGAAGCCATCATGGCCGAGTTTGGAACGATGGAGGACTTTGATCGTCTACTCGATCAGGCGCATGAGCGGGGCATCAAAATCGTAATGGATCTCGTAGTCAACCATTCCTCGGACGAGCATGCCTGGTTTGCCGAGTCACGGAAAAGCAAGGACAACCCGTATCGCGATTATTACATTTGGAGAAGTGCCAACGAAGACGGTACGTTGCCGAACAACTGGGGATCGATTTTTTCCGGACCGGCTTGGGAATTAGATGAAACGACAAACGAATATTTTTTACATCTGTTTTCTAAAAAACAGCCCGACCTCAACTGGGAAAATGAAAAACTCCGTCAAGAAGTGTATCAGATGATCACCCGCTGGTTGGATCGCGGGATTGACGGCTTCCGGATGGACGTCATCAATTTAATCTCGAAGACACCCGGTCTTCCGGATGCGACGGTTCCTCCCGGTGCTCTATATGGAGACGGCGGACAACATTATATTAATGGACCAAGAATTCATGAATTTTTAACAGAGATGAATGATGCATCGTTTGGTCAGTATGATGTATTGACGGTCGGGGAAATGCCAGGAGCGACGACCGAAGATGCGATCCTGTATACGGATCCGGAACGGAAAGAAGTCAACATGGTCTTTACATTTGAACATATGGACTTGGATTCCGGTCCAGGAGGCAAATGGGATGTCCAACCGTTCAATCTTCAAAAGCTAAAAGAAAACTTTACGAAGTGGCAAGTTGCCTTACATGAGAAAGGCTGGAACTCGTTGTACTGGAATAACCATGATCAGCCGCGGGTCGTCAGTCGATTCGGAGACGATACGACGTATCGTGTTGAATCCGCTAAAATGTTAGCGACATTGCTTCACATGTTAAAAGGAACACCTTACATTTACCAAGGGGAAGAAATCGGCATGACGAACGTTGCCTTTGAATCGATTGAGGAATATGAGGATATCGAAATCCGCAATATGTGGAAAGAGCGGACCGAGCAGGGGGCTTCACCGGCAGAGTTATTGCGTGCTATCCACATCAAGGGGCGGGATAATGCCCGGACACCGATTCAATGGGATGCGACCGAGCACGGCGGTTTTACGACAGGAACACCCTGGTTGAAGATCAATCCGAATTATCCATCCATTAACGTCGAACAGGCCTTAGCAGATTCTGATTCAACCTTCTATTACTATAAACAGCTGATTGCGTTACGTCATCAGCACGATTTAATCGTATACGGCGAATATGCGTTGATTTTAGAAGATGAGACCGATATCTATGCCTATACAAGAACATATGAAAATGAAACATGGTACGTTTACTGCTCATTCAGTAAAGACAAAGTAACCGTTCCACTTTCACACGATACCTCTGATTCAGTCATCGGAAATTACAACGACTCTCCGTTGGTCTCAAAAGAAGAGTTGGTCCTTCGGCCATATGAAGCAATCGTCTACCGAATATTCCGGTAA
- a CDS encoding diguanylate cyclase produces the protein METTKKQIEKQIDQTILMVERLLRMDSVPKSELLVFAQWLNRFSEHDQAEFFERQTARWVSELDSVVEEVPHEQIVTLLAPVIDHLSERGRKKVVRKEMILSVTKRFLDNIQWKKALEQERYMTRFFGSIEDTLEVGYDLHVDAMLIDYEIIRMTNDALIVKLFKKLEASFIPLILIGPNDPGVRQACYALGTDDYWDETVGIDERKIRLKRLLRKLRTVSSSMLVDELTGAFNRKYLQNAYRRRTSRLERDGQFFALAIFDLDHFKRINDSHGHPTGDLVLTELAALTKQALRQDDELIRFGGEEFMVLFSADDSNHATEMMEKVRARIERHTFPNGLKVTVSIGLTVIDDVMLDLEEMTSEADEALYQAKRNGRNQVIVYAMATEKEKVKAVIKIEKSILPSLSLMEIPSHPKYDFDLVADNQKTVGAIQLYVMPLEELAASNFKLVDEWKQTRDQIIDVIAIAGEENQLLGQALERGVTDYCLSPLDPHQLEEQIRQWVIRLP, from the coding sequence GTGGAAACAACAAAAAAACAAATTGAAAAACAAATCGATCAAACGATTCTCATGGTCGAACGCTTACTCCGGATGGATTCTGTTCCAAAATCGGAGTTGCTTGTTTTCGCACAGTGGCTTAACCGGTTTAGCGAACACGATCAAGCAGAATTTTTCGAACGGCAGACTGCTCGCTGGGTGAGTGAGTTGGACAGTGTGGTAGAAGAAGTGCCGCATGAACAGATCGTGACACTACTCGCACCGGTCATCGATCATCTATCAGAACGGGGACGGAAAAAAGTCGTCCGGAAAGAAATGATTCTTTCGGTCACAAAACGGTTTTTAGATAATATTCAGTGGAAAAAAGCACTGGAACAAGAACGATACATGACCCGTTTCTTTGGATCCATCGAAGATACATTGGAAGTCGGATACGATTTGCATGTCGATGCGATGTTGATCGACTACGAAATCATCCGAATGACGAATGACGCATTGATTGTGAAGTTGTTTAAAAAATTAGAAGCATCGTTTATTCCCCTGATTTTGATTGGTCCAAATGACCCGGGTGTCCGTCAAGCTTGTTATGCGCTCGGGACAGACGACTATTGGGATGAAACCGTCGGAATCGATGAACGTAAAATTCGTCTGAAGCGTTTGCTCCGAAAACTACGGACAGTTTCTTCGTCGATGTTAGTCGATGAATTGACAGGAGCCTTTAACCGGAAATACCTCCAAAATGCTTACCGGAGACGGACATCCCGGTTAGAACGTGATGGTCAATTTTTTGCCCTTGCCATCTTTGATTTAGATCACTTTAAACGGATCAATGATTCACATGGTCATCCAACGGGGGATCTTGTGTTGACCGAACTGGCTGCCTTGACGAAACAAGCTCTTCGACAAGACGACGAATTGATTCGTTTTGGTGGAGAAGAATTCATGGTGTTGTTTAGTGCGGATGATTCGAATCATGCTACAGAAATGATGGAGAAAGTTCGGGCACGGATTGAACGTCATACATTTCCAAATGGATTGAAAGTGACGGTTTCCATCGGATTAACAGTCATTGATGATGTAATGCTGGATTTGGAGGAAATGACATCGGAAGCGGACGAAGCGCTGTATCAAGCCAAGCGAAATGGGAGAAATCAGGTTATCGTCTATGCAATGGCAACTGAAAAAGAGAAAGTGAAAGCCGTCATTAAAATCGAAAAGTCGATTCTTCCATCTCTTTCGCTGATGGAAATCCCGAGCCATCCGAAATATGATTTTGATCTCGTGGCGGACAATCAAAAAACAGTTGGCGCGATTCAATTGTATGTCATGCCGCTTGAAGAACTGGCAGCATCAAATTTTAAGCTTGTCGATGAATGGAAGCAGACACGTGACCAAATCATTGACGTGATTGCGATTGCCGGCGAAGAAAATCAATTGCTTGGTCAAGCGCTTGAACGAGGCGTTACAGATTATTGTTTGTCTCCTCTCGATCCACATCAATTAGAAGAGCAAATTCGACAATGGGTGATTCGTCTTCCGTAA
- a CDS encoding GTP-binding protein, whose translation MSARIQTTLVTGFLGAGKTTLLNRIVASPIEKVALLVNEVGAVNIDEALIERSDEEVIELTNGCICCSIRGDLRDALLRIAKKRRDGEMVFDRLIVETTGIADPGPILQTFYFEPAVEQQYHISSVITVVDAYQLERQLTFEENVRQIGFADTLLLNKTDLISADEVTVAAKRLSELNPTALILPTIESDTPIQQLFETFHFPKQEEERLAQQTDGMQKAAESFTALTITEQFPLHRQRFGAVLREILEAYAEDLYRYKGIIHFSDTNRKIILQGTGMIYGTATRGEFEGLKQTTLVFIGKNLDEQAIRKGIKAAREHG comes from the coding sequence ATGTCAGCACGAATTCAAACAACCCTCGTCACCGGCTTTTTAGGGGCAGGGAAAACAACATTATTGAACCGGATTGTTGCGAGTCCGATTGAAAAAGTGGCTTTACTTGTCAACGAAGTAGGTGCCGTAAACATCGATGAGGCGCTAATCGAACGCAGTGACGAGGAAGTCATTGAACTCACAAACGGCTGTATCTGCTGTTCCATTCGTGGTGATTTGCGGGATGCGTTGCTCCGTATTGCTAAAAAAAGACGGGACGGTGAGATGGTCTTTGACCGTTTGATTGTCGAAACGACAGGGATTGCCGATCCGGGTCCTATCTTACAGACGTTTTACTTTGAACCGGCAGTCGAGCAACAGTATCACATCTCGAGTGTCATTACAGTCGTCGATGCCTATCAACTGGAACGGCAATTGACGTTTGAAGAAAATGTTCGTCAAATCGGCTTTGCAGACACTTTGTTGTTAAATAAAACCGATTTGATTTCGGCGGACGAGGTCACGGTGGCAGCCAAACGGTTATCGGAACTAAATCCAACGGCATTGATTCTACCGACGATCGAATCGGACACGCCGATTCAACAGTTATTCGAAACGTTTCATTTCCCGAAGCAGGAAGAAGAGCGGCTGGCACAACAAACAGACGGTATGCAGAAAGCAGCGGAGTCCTTCACCGCGTTGACGATTACAGAACAATTCCCGTTGCACCGGCAACGCTTTGGTGCCGTTCTTCGGGAAATTCTCGAAGCGTATGCGGAAGATTTATATCGTTATAAAGGAATCATTCATTTCTCGGATACGAATCGGAAAATCATTTTACAAGGAACAGGCATGATTTACGGAACGGCAACACGTGGTGAATTTGAAGGATTGAAACAAACAACGCTGGTCTTCATCGGAAAAAATTTAGATGAACAAGCGATTCGAAAAGGTATAAAGGCGGCGAGAGAACATGGTTGA
- a CDS encoding ribonuclease HI family protein, translating into MVELYFDGAVRPSNDDAAVGIFCKNSEGQVIERTFRITAENNHEAEFQAFLKAVELAEELLAQGESVFSFRTDSEAVSLAVEREFAKNKRIQIYFDPAFERFSRLPLAFVKWIPRSENKADRVAKDALNEY; encoded by the coding sequence ATGGTTGAGTTATATTTTGACGGAGCAGTCCGTCCCTCGAATGATGATGCGGCAGTCGGGATTTTTTGCAAAAATTCAGAAGGTCAGGTCATCGAACGGACGTTTAGAATTACGGCTGAGAATAATCATGAAGCTGAATTTCAGGCGTTTTTAAAAGCCGTCGAATTAGCAGAAGAATTATTGGCACAAGGGGAAAGTGTATTTTCTTTCCGAACGGATTCAGAAGCAGTTTCGTTGGCGGTCGAACGCGAATTTGCTAAAAACAAACGGATTCAAATCTATTTTGATCCGGCATTTGAGCGATTTTCCCGTTTACCGCTTGCTTTCGTCAAGTGGATTCCACGATCAGAAAACAAAGCCGATCGTGTGGCAAAAGACGCGTTAAATGAATATTAA
- a CDS encoding hemolysin family protein, whose protein sequence is MWLINLMIVLLLILANGVFAMTELALLSSKKSKLQQYADEGKKSAQVALDFLERPTDLLSTVQVGITLIGIINGAFGGAALSAPLISWLSGFSWLAPYASTVGYIVVVTIITYLSLVVGELVPKRIALVSPERVTMVLAQPMRLFSSILRPFIFILSKSTSVIFRMIGLDRLQTEDETEDEVKQLLIRGTKEGTFAMSEAEQVSRVFAFHDQLAYELMEPRTVTEWIDLTDSPEQILADLRTAKHRNLPVGHGDLDHFVGYIDAKEILAAEQPIAVIESMIHTPLIVPKQLQATVLLERMRKETVSIAFVLDEYGGFLGMITLFDILEAFVGEITTVEEEPELVQRTDGSYLADGLLHIDDLKRVLGIKTDLPGEAKNTYHTVAGLVLYLLGEFPVRGSHVTSDGYRFEVVDLDGRRIDQILIERLEEPFDDISLPKS, encoded by the coding sequence ATGTGGTTGATTAATTTAATGATTGTCCTGCTGTTGATTTTAGCAAACGGTGTGTTCGCGATGACAGAGCTCGCCTTGTTATCTTCGAAGAAATCAAAACTACAGCAATATGCCGATGAAGGAAAAAAATCGGCTCAAGTCGCACTGGACTTTTTAGAACGTCCAACAGATTTACTATCGACGGTTCAAGTCGGTATAACCTTGATTGGCATCATCAACGGAGCATTTGGCGGTGCTGCATTATCCGCCCCTTTGATTAGCTGGCTGTCCGGCTTTTCATGGCTGGCTCCTTATGCCAGTACGGTCGGCTATATCGTGGTCGTCACCATCATCACCTATTTATCGCTGGTTGTCGGTGAACTGGTCCCGAAACGGATCGCCCTTGTCAGTCCGGAGCGTGTCACGATGGTCTTGGCACAACCGATGCGCTTATTCTCGAGTATTTTAAGACCGTTTATCTTCATCTTAAGTAAATCAACAAGTGTTATTTTTCGGATGATCGGACTTGATCGTCTTCAAACGGAAGACGAGACGGAAGATGAGGTCAAACAATTACTGATTCGCGGGACGAAAGAAGGAACGTTCGCCATGTCAGAAGCAGAACAGGTCTCTCGGGTATTTGCCTTTCATGATCAGTTAGCGTATGAATTAATGGAACCGCGTACGGTAACGGAATGGATTGACTTAACGGACTCACCGGAACAAATTTTAGCAGATTTACGGACTGCAAAACACCGGAATCTTCCCGTCGGTCACGGTGATTTGGATCACTTTGTCGGATACATCGATGCGAAGGAAATCCTGGCTGCCGAGCAACCGATTGCTGTGATCGAGTCGATGATTCATACACCGCTCATTGTCCCGAAACAATTGCAAGCGACCGTCCTGCTCGAACGAATGCGAAAAGAAACGGTTTCGATTGCCTTTGTGCTCGACGAGTATGGCGGCTTTTTGGGGATGATTACGCTGTTTGATATTCTCGAAGCATTTGTCGGTGAAATTACAACTGTTGAAGAGGAGCCGGAACTGGTGCAACGTACGGATGGATCTTACCTGGCGGATGGATTGTTGCATATTGATGACCTAAAGCGTGTTCTTGGTATCAAAACAGATTTACCGGGCGAAGCAAAAAATACGTATCATACGGTGGCTGGACTAGTCTTATATCTGCTCGGCGAATTTCCGGTCCGGGGAAGTCATGTCACGAGCGACGGCTACCGTTTTGAAGTCGTCGACTTGGACGGTCGACGGATTGATCAAATCTTAATCGAACGACTGGAGGAACCTTTCGACGATATATCCCTACCAAAAAGCTGA
- a CDS encoding thymidylate synthase gives MKQYHQLCQEILTNGIKKEDRTGTGTISIFGHQMRFPLQDGFPMITTKKLHMKSIIHELIWFISGETNISYLQEHGVRIWNEWADEDGNLGPVYGAQWRSFPKPDGTTVDQLADVIEQIKVNPDSRRLIVSAWNPGQLEEMALPPCHLLFQFYVADGKLSCQLYQRSADVFLGVPFNIASYALLTHMIAHVCKLEVGDFVHTLGDAHIYSNHLDQVNLQLSRNPKPLPTIRFAREVERIEDFTFDDIIIEGYDPDPHIKGVVAV, from the coding sequence ATGAAACAGTATCATCAACTTTGTCAGGAAATCTTAACGAACGGCATCAAAAAAGAAGATCGGACGGGAACCGGGACCATCAGTATTTTTGGTCATCAAATGCGGTTCCCTTTACAGGATGGTTTTCCGATGATAACGACGAAAAAGTTACATATGAAGTCCATCATTCATGAATTGATTTGGTTTATCTCCGGTGAAACCAACATCTCCTACCTGCAAGAACATGGAGTCCGCATCTGGAATGAGTGGGCGGACGAAGATGGCAATCTCGGACCGGTCTATGGTGCCCAGTGGCGTTCTTTCCCTAAACCGGACGGCACGACAGTCGATCAATTAGCAGATGTCATTGAACAGATCAAAGTGAATCCGGACTCGCGTCGTTTAATTGTCAGCGCTTGGAATCCTGGTCAATTGGAAGAAATGGCTTTACCGCCTTGCCATTTGCTGTTCCAATTTTATGTGGCGGACGGAAAACTATCTTGTCAGCTTTATCAGCGGTCAGCAGATGTCTTCTTGGGTGTACCGTTCAATATTGCTTCTTATGCCTTATTGACCCATATGATTGCCCATGTGTGTAAACTTGAGGTCGGCGATTTTGTTCATACTTTAGGTGATGCCCATATTTATTCGAATCACTTGGATCAAGTCAATCTCCAATTGAGCCGGAATCCAAAACCTTTGCCGACGATTCGTTTTGCCCGGGAAGTGGAACGTATTGAAGATTTTACGTTTGACGATATCATCATTGAAGGATATGATCCCGATCCGCATATTAAAGGAGTCGTCGCCGTATGA
- a CDS encoding deaminase, producing the protein MKKQHQWDTTWLLFARMMADRHSKCASKSVACVIVKDEKPISIGINGTPSGHMNCNEIYLKQDNILYKSAAEGQSQKHPDLSIVHNGQMFHRCDNQEEHHEWSKMNEIHAEINALGKLAADSTSARHATAYVTHSPCHACSLALIASKIDRVVYSIGYEYGDGLTLMRQSGIEVLHRPLTEEYFLERIFDKDL; encoded by the coding sequence ATGAAAAAACAACATCAATGGGATACGACCTGGCTTTTGTTTGCGCGGATGATGGCGGATCGGCATTCGAAATGTGCTTCAAAATCCGTTGCCTGTGTCATCGTCAAGGATGAAAAACCCATTTCAATCGGAATCAACGGAACACCGAGTGGACACATGAACTGCAATGAAATTTATTTAAAACAAGATAACATTCTTTATAAATCCGCAGCAGAAGGACAAAGTCAAAAGCATCCTGACTTGTCTATCGTACATAACGGTCAAATGTTTCACCGCTGTGACAATCAGGAAGAACACCATGAGTGGTCGAAGATGAATGAGATTCACGCTGAAATCAATGCATTGGGAAAACTGGCGGCAGATTCGACCAGTGCCCGTCATGCGACAGCATACGTAACCCACAGTCCATGCCATGCCTGCAGTTTAGCTTTGATTGCTTCAAAAATCGACCGTGTTGTTTATTCGATAGGATATGAATATGGGGATGGATTAACACTCATGCGTCAAAGCGGGATTGAAGTGCTTCATCGTCCCTTAACAGAAGAATATTTTCTTGAAAGAATTTTCGATAAAGACTTGTAA